In Rhizobium sp. ZPR4, a genomic segment contains:
- a CDS encoding ABC transporter permease, translating to MIALLIRRIFGLILTLIAVSLLVFAVMALLPGDPAAITLGTSATPETLAALRHGMGLDQPLIVRYGQWLAGALTGDLGTSYTYGVPVAGLIAERLAVTLPLAILAIVLSILVAVPLGVAAAARRGGFVDIIATLFSQMGIAVPGFWVGLLLVLLFATSLGWMPAGGFPGWDSGWWPALKSLVLPAVALALPQAAVLTRVTRSAVLDTLHEDFARTAIAKGLSRSRVLWGHVVPNALVPVLTILGLQFTFLVAGAVLIENVFTLPGLGRLAYQALSQRDVIVLQDVVLFFAGLVIVVNFLVDLSYLVIDPRLRAGGAR from the coding sequence ATGATCGCACTCCTCATCCGTCGGATTTTCGGGCTTATCCTGACGCTGATTGCCGTCTCGCTGCTGGTCTTTGCCGTCATGGCGCTGCTGCCGGGCGATCCCGCCGCCATCACGCTCGGCACGTCGGCGACGCCGGAAACGCTGGCCGCACTACGGCACGGCATGGGCCTAGACCAGCCCTTGATCGTCCGTTACGGCCAATGGCTAGCCGGCGCGCTGACGGGTGATCTCGGCACGTCCTATACCTACGGCGTGCCGGTCGCGGGCCTCATTGCGGAGCGTCTGGCTGTCACCCTGCCGCTTGCGATCCTTGCCATTGTGCTGTCCATTCTCGTTGCCGTGCCGCTCGGCGTTGCCGCAGCGGCAAGACGCGGCGGCTTCGTCGATATCATCGCCACGCTGTTTTCGCAGATGGGCATCGCCGTACCTGGCTTCTGGGTCGGCCTGCTGCTGGTGCTTTTGTTCGCCACTTCGCTCGGCTGGATGCCGGCGGGCGGCTTTCCCGGCTGGGACAGCGGATGGTGGCCGGCGCTGAAATCTCTGGTGCTGCCTGCCGTCGCCCTCGCGCTGCCGCAGGCGGCGGTGTTGACACGGGTGACACGCTCGGCTGTGCTCGATACGCTGCATGAGGATTTTGCCCGCACGGCGATCGCCAAGGGCCTGTCGCGCAGCCGCGTGCTCTGGGGGCATGTGGTGCCGAATGCGCTGGTTCCGGTGCTGACCATTCTCGGGCTGCAATTCACCTTTCTGGTCGCCGGCGCCGTGCTGATCGAAAACGTCTTCACCCTGCCCGGGCTCGGCCGCCTCGCCTACCAGGCGCTCAGCCAGCGCGATGTGATCGTGCTTCAGGATGTCGTGCTGTTCTTTGCCGGCCTCGTCATCGTCGTGAACTTCCTGGTGGATCTTTCCTATCTCGTCATCGATCCCCGGCTGCGGGCGGGAGGCGCACGATGA
- a CDS encoding ABC transporter substrate-binding protein produces MTKFSRPSLGDVARWLACGAAVSAGLLMMGLTQAEAAKTTLNLGMSVEPTGLDPTIAAPVAIGQVTWQNIFEGLVAINESGKIVPQLAKSWEISPDGLTYTFKLQTGVKFHDGEAFDSAAAKFTLDRARGADSVNPQKRFFSTIASIDTPDAETLVLHLSSPTGSLLYWLGWPSSVMVGPKSSANDKTTPIGTGPFKFSSWAKGDHVDLVKNPDYWNKSVDVKLEKVTFRFIADPQAEAAALKAGDLDAFPEFGAPELMNSFEGDARLTTKIGNTELKVVAGMNNTRKPFDDKRVRQALMMALDRKTIIEGAWSGLGTAIGSHYTPNDPGYKDLTGTLPYDAAKAKALLAEAGYPNGFTFTIKTPQMAYAPRSAQVMQAMFADIGVTMNIEPTEFPAKWVQDVFSGRNYDMTIVAHAEPMDIDIYSRDPYYFNYKNPAFNDLMKKIQLTADPTEQNKLYGEAQGILAEDVPALFLFVMPKLGVWDKKLKGLWENEPIPSNVLTNVSWED; encoded by the coding sequence ATGACCAAGTTTTCACGCCCGAGCCTGGGCGACGTCGCGCGCTGGCTTGCCTGTGGCGCTGCAGTTTCCGCCGGCCTACTGATGATGGGTCTGACACAAGCTGAAGCCGCGAAGACGACACTCAATCTCGGCATGAGCGTCGAGCCGACCGGTCTCGATCCGACGATCGCTGCCCCCGTCGCGATCGGTCAGGTCACCTGGCAGAACATTTTCGAAGGACTGGTGGCCATCAACGAAAGCGGCAAGATCGTGCCGCAGCTCGCCAAGAGCTGGGAAATTTCGCCCGACGGCCTGACCTATACGTTCAAGCTGCAGACCGGCGTGAAATTCCACGACGGCGAGGCCTTCGATTCCGCCGCCGCCAAGTTTACGCTCGATCGCGCTCGCGGCGCCGATTCCGTCAATCCGCAGAAGCGCTTCTTTTCGACCATTGCCTCGATCGACACGCCGGATGCTGAAACGCTGGTCCTGCATCTCTCCTCGCCGACCGGCAGCCTGCTCTATTGGCTCGGCTGGCCGAGTTCCGTCATGGTCGGGCCGAAATCCTCCGCCAACGACAAGACGACACCCATCGGCACCGGGCCCTTCAAATTCTCCTCCTGGGCCAAGGGCGACCATGTCGACCTCGTCAAAAACCCGGACTACTGGAACAAGTCGGTCGATGTGAAGCTTGAAAAAGTGACCTTCCGTTTCATTGCCGATCCGCAGGCGGAGGCAGCGGCGCTGAAGGCCGGCGACCTCGATGCCTTTCCGGAATTCGGCGCGCCTGAACTCATGAATTCCTTCGAGGGCGATGCCAGGCTCACGACCAAGATCGGCAATACCGAGCTCAAAGTCGTGGCCGGCATGAACAACACGCGCAAGCCCTTCGACGACAAGCGCGTGCGCCAGGCGCTGATGATGGCGCTCGACCGCAAAACAATCATCGAAGGCGCCTGGTCCGGCCTCGGCACGGCGATCGGCAGCCACTACACGCCGAACGATCCCGGCTACAAGGACCTGACCGGCACGCTGCCCTACGATGCCGCCAAGGCCAAGGCGCTGCTTGCCGAAGCCGGCTATCCAAATGGTTTCACCTTCACCATCAAGACACCGCAGATGGCCTATGCGCCGCGCAGCGCTCAGGTGATGCAGGCGATGTTTGCCGATATCGGCGTGACGATGAACATCGAGCCGACGGAATTCCCGGCCAAATGGGTGCAGGACGTCTTCAGCGGCCGCAACTATGACATGACCATCGTCGCCCATGCCGAGCCGATGGACATCGATATCTACTCGCGCGATCCCTATTACTTCAACTACAAGAATCCGGCCTTCAACGATCTCATGAAGAAGATCCAGCTGACGGCCGATCCCACCGAGCAGAACAAGCTCTATGGCGAGGCGCAGGGCATTCTTGCCGAAGATGTGCCGGCGCTCTTCCTCTTCGTCATGCCGAAGCTCGGCGTCTGGGACAAGAAACTTAAGGGTCTCTGGGAAAACGAGCCGATCCCCTCGAACGTGCTGACCAACGTTTCCTGGGAAGACTGA